The following proteins come from a genomic window of Athalia rosae chromosome 1, iyAthRosa1.1, whole genome shotgun sequence:
- the LOC105686949 gene encoding uncharacterized protein LOC105686949, which yields MTRQRYPSSLLLLILFAEFCTSTSVSFVNNTETRSKRELDKVVGPYKYLIFPQGSNVQLIYCMTIGTYARPQGIFTMGVTAGLAWELPHRESVAFRKPAEVYHRRSRRELYPKIEMMLKAQGKDGRACVLKALCRAGKRNATEIGKGSFMQEIMHSIFTLPPGSFHEDPKTRYEKAHLDSDKDCDQLYPTCLENI from the exons ATGACGCGTCAACGTTACCCTAGCTCTCTATTGTTACTGATATTATTCGCGGAATTTTGTACATCAACCAGTGTTTCCTTTGTTAATAATACCGAGACCCGCTCAAAACGAGAGCTGGACAAAGTTGTAGGTCCGTATAAATATCTAATTTTTCCACAAGGCAGCAACGTTCAG TTAATTTATTGCATGACGATCGGAACCTATGCACGACCCCAAGGTATATTCACGATGGGTGTTACCGCCGGTTTGGCCTGGGAATTGCCGCACAGAGAGAGCGTAGCTTTCAGAAAACCAGCCGAAGTTTACCACCGCAGAAGTAGACGAGAATTGTATCCGAAGATAGAGATGATGCTGAAGGC ACAAGGCAAGGACGGCAGGGCTTGCGTTCTCAAAGCGCTCTGTAGGGCGGGAAAAAGAAATGCTACAGAAATCGGAAAGGGATCTTTTATGCAGGAAATAATGCACTCGATATTCAC ATTACCGCCAGGATCGTTTCACGAGGATCCCAAAACCCGGTATGAAAAAGCACACTTGGACTCGGATAAGGACTGCGACCAACTGTATCCCACTTGTCTCGAGAACATATGa
- the LOC105686948 gene encoding uncharacterized protein LOC105686948 produces the protein MNGFLSFLLIYALIAEAMAFRETTRDGDTSTRENLTENCDLRRFRKDAGDKVVLSRKRRYLTFPDGSAFAATVSVTKALPYEQTPPFNVIVEYDVIWPIPGNKNPVDDAGDDADKRIYIKKISRPSRWRVHRRHKRDLYANYEAALDSQNIPGKNCVLRTVCEARSVLEPPGVSFVEDLLRIVFRNPRVSGEKVDEYDRAYSTRNDCDVKYPCPFSIIELILSFGQGLIT, from the exons ATGAATGGTTTTCTATCGTTTTTATTGATTTACGCGTTGATTGCCGAGGCTATGGCCTTCCGCGAAACGACTCGCGACGGGGATACATCGACGAGGGAAAATCTTACGGAGAATTGTGACCTTCGCCGGTTTCGGAAAGATGCAGGAGATAAAGTCGTGCTGTCTAGAAAACgaagatatctcacttttccgGATGGCAGTGCCTTTGCG GCAACCGTCTCCGTGACAAAAGCGTTACCATACGAGCAAACACCACCGTTCAATGTGATCGTTGAATACGACGTTATTTGGCCGATTCCGGGCAATAAAAATCCAGTCGATGACGCCGGCGACGATGCCGACAAACGGATATACATCAAGAAAATTAGCAGACCATCTCGATGGCGGGTGCATCGTCGACACAAAAGAGACTTATACGCCAATTACGAAGCCGCTCTCGATAG CCAAAATATACCAGGGAAGAATTGTGTACTCAGGACAGTTTGCGAAGCGCGTAGCGTTCTCGAACCTCCTGGAGTATCTTTCGTCGAAGACTTGTTACGTATAGTTTTCCG TAATCCGAGGGTGTCGGGAGAAAAAGTGGACGAATATGACAGGGCATACTCTACCAGGAACGACTGTGACGTCAAGTATCCATGCCCGTTTTCGATAATCGAATTGATATTATCATTTGGTCAAGGACTGATCACTTGA
- the LOC105686947 gene encoding uncharacterized protein LOC105686947, whose product MTRTEVIFVLFALFGGIFISTADGGGEKLLSRRKRYVVFPEGSSFSIALCMTVHTLTPDNIFTEGLNWGVSYDLPNESKPELSPLLQFRSDKIPPNKYVYKDLQNNRNKLKYSSWNNDRKYFVSGPTRYLKPEKYYVQRRHRRDLYNKLEVIMNAMGFDGRTCVLRALCEASQRLMPQGSTLIEEMMRITFSLPLKKVFSFEPPEHHVYDAAHRAGHQGRDCTRMFPSCSFSLIDMALGNYNSPTDANYDQVPDDNSSDERPGVVDVENSNIELPGVKYNMK is encoded by the exons ATGACGAGAACTGAAGTgatcttcgttctttttgcCTTGTTCGGTGGAATTTTCATATCTACGGCCGACGGTGGCGGCGAAAAACTTCTCTCGAGAAGAAAACGTTACGTGGTGTTCCCCGAAGGTTCGAGTTTTTCG ATCGCTCTGTGCATGACCGTGCATACCTTGACACCTGACAATATTTTTACCGAAGGTCTCAATTGGGGTGTTTCTTACGATCTACCGAACGAGAGCAAACCCGAACTTTCACCCTTGCTGCAGTTCAGATCGGACAAAATTCCTCCGAATAAATATGTTTACAAAGATCTACAGAATAATCGGAACAAACTCAAGTACTCCAGCTGGAACAACGACAGAAAGTACTTCGTTTCCGGACCCACGAGATATTTGAAACCGGAGAAATACTACGTGCAGCGAAGACACAGAAGGGATCTTTACAACAAGTTGGAAGTCATCATGAATGC aATGGGGTTTGACGGAAGGACGTGCGTTCTACGCGCCCTTTGCGAAGCCTCGCAACGTCTGATGCCCCAAGGAAGCACCTTGATCGAGGAAATGATGAGAATCACATTTTC acTACCTCTGAAGAAGGTCTTCTCCTTCGAACCACCGGAGCATCACGTCTACGATGCGGCACATCGCGCGGGTCATCAGGGTCGAGATTGTACGAGAATGTTTCCCAGTTGCAGTTTTTCGTTGATTGATATGGCCCTAGGAAATTACAACAGTCCTACAGATGCCAATTACGACCAAGTTCCCGATGATAACAGTTCAGACGAGAGGCCGGGAGTCGTTGACGTGGAAAATTCGAACATTGAACTACCTGGTGTAAAGTACAACATGAAATGA